TTTCCTGCATGATAGCGTTCAGGAAGCGTTTTACCTTCACATCACCCAGTCCACCGCGTTGATAATGCGCTTTCAGTTCATCCAGATTCGGATAATCCGGCAGATAGCGTTCGAAGTGTTCCGGACGGCAGAAAGCATCCAGGTATGTAAATACGGTATTACCTTCAATCTTGCCCGGATCCTGTACGCGGAGGTGTCCCGGATCGGTATACATACTCATGATTTTCTTCTGAATTTCTTCCGGTTCTTCCGACAGGTAGATACAGTTGCCGAGTGATTTACTCATCTTGGCTTTGCCGTCCGTTCCCGGCAGACGCAGGCAGGCAGCGTTGTCCGGCAACAGGATTTCCGGTTCTACCAGCGTTTCGCCATAGATATAGTTGAAACGGCGGACGATTTCACGAGCCTGTTCGAGCATCGGTTCCTGGTCTTCACCGACGGGGACGGTGGTTGCCCGGAAGGCAGTAATGTCCGCAGCCTGACTGATAGGATAAGTGAAGAACCCTACAGGGATGCTTGCCTCAAAGTTACGCATCTGTATTTCTGATTTCACAGTCGGGTTACGTTGTAAGCGGGATACGCTTACGAGGTCCATATAGTAGAAACTAAGTTCGCAAAGTTCCGGAATCTGTGACTGGATGAAGATGGTAGCCTTGGACGGGTCTATTCCACATGCCAGATAGTCAAGAGCAACCTCAATTACATTTTGACGTACCTTCTCCGGATTATCTATATTGTCCGTCAACGCTTGTGAATCGGCAATAAAGATAAACATCTTACTATAATCACCTGCATCTTGCAGGTCAACTCTGCGCTTCAATGAACCTACATAGTGTCCGATATGAAGTCTCCCGGTAGGGCGGTCACCGGTGAGTATGATTTTTTCTTTTCCCATTGTTGTTACCTTATTATAATAGATTTAGCGACAAAGATAAGGATAAAAAATGAAAGATGCGTCAAAATGGAGCTACTTCGTTACTAATGCTTACTATTGCTGGCTTTTGGTATCAGATGGCAGGGGGACGGTGCCTGTTTTCACAGTAACAAAGCAAATAAAAGAGAATATTCTTCTTCAAATTCTTTGTAGTTTTAGAAATATGTCGTTACTTTGCACAAAT
This sequence is a window from Bacteroides thetaiotaomicron VPI-5482. Protein-coding genes within it:
- the trpS gene encoding tryptophan--tRNA ligase, coding for MGKEKIILTGDRPTGRLHIGHYVGSLKRRVDLQDAGDYSKMFIFIADSQALTDNIDNPEKVRQNVIEVALDYLACGIDPSKATIFIQSQIPELCELSFYYMDLVSVSRLQRNPTVKSEIQMRNFEASIPVGFFTYPISQAADITAFRATTVPVGEDQEPMLEQAREIVRRFNYIYGETLVEPEILLPDNAACLRLPGTDGKAKMSKSLGNCIYLSEEPEEIQKKIMSMYTDPGHLRVQDPGKIEGNTVFTYLDAFCRPEHFERYLPDYPNLDELKAHYQRGGLGDVKVKRFLNAIMQETLEPIRNRRKEFSKDIPAVYEMLQKGCEVARAAAAETLADVKKAMKINYFDDKELIEEQVKRFAASQE